One part of the Dasypus novemcinctus isolate mDasNov1 chromosome 27, mDasNov1.1.hap2, whole genome shotgun sequence genome encodes these proteins:
- the FAM76B gene encoding protein FAM76B isoform X1, translating to MAASALYACTKCTQRYPFEELSQGQQLCKECRIAHPIVKCTYCRSEFQQESKTNTICKKCAQNVKQFGTPKPCQYCNIIAAFIGTKCQRCTNSEKKYGPPQTCEQCKQQCAFDRKEEGRRKVDGKLLCWLCTLSYKRVLQKTKEQRKSLGSSHSNSSSSSLPEKDQPHPKHHHHHHHRHSSGHHRISNLSPEQEQGLWKQSHKSSAAIQNETPKKKPKLESKPSNGDSSINQSADSGGTDNFVLISQLKEEVMSLKRLLQQRDQTILEKDKKLTELKADFQYQESNLRTKMNSMEKAHKETVEQLQAKNRELLKQVAALSKGKKFDKSGSTLTSP from the exons ATGGCGGCCTCGGCCCTGTACGCCTGCACCAAGTGCACCCAGCGCTATCCCTTCGAGGAGCTCTCCCAGGGGCAGCAGCTCTGCAAG GAATGTCGGATTGCACATCCTATTGTAAAATGTACTTACTGCAGATCAGAATTTCAACAAGAGAG CAAAACTAACACAATTTGTAAGAAGTGTGCTCAAAATGTGAAGCAATTTGGGACG CCCAAACCTTGTCAGTACTGTAACATAATCGCAGCGTTTATTGGCACCAAGTGTCAACGTTGtacaaattcagaaaaaaaatatggaCCACCTCAGACCTGTGAACAGTGCAAACAGCAGTGTGCTTTTGAtcggaaggaggaaggaagaagaaag GTCGATGGGAAGTTGTTATGCTGGCTGTGTACTTTATCATACAAGAGGGTTTTACAGAAGACGAAAGAGCAGAGGAAGAGCCTGGGGTCGTCCCATTCCAACTCCTCCTCTTCGTCTCTTCCCGAGAAAGACCAGCCTCACCCGAagcaccatcaccaccaccaccaccgccacagCAGTGGCCATCACAG aatCAGCAACCTGAGTCCAGAACAAGAGCAGGGGCTGTGGAAACAAAG CCATAAATCCTCTGCAGCAATTCAGAATGAAACTCCAAAGAAAAAACCCAAATTGGAATCTAAGCCATCCAATGGAGATAG cTCTATAAATCAGTCAGCAGATAGTGGGGGAACAGACAATTTTGTCCTTATAAGTCAACTGAAAGAAGAAGTGATGTCACTTAAGCGTCTCTTGCAGCAAAGAGACCAGACCAttttagaaaaagataaaaag TTAACTGAACTAAAGGCAGATTTTCAGTACCAAGAGTCAAATTTGAGAACAAAGATGAATAGTATGGAAAAAGCTCACAAAGAAACAGTGGAACAACTACAG gcCAAAAACAGAGAACTGCTCAAGCAGGTTGCAGCGCTGTCGAAGGGCAAGAAGTTCGACAAGAGCGGAAGCACACTCACATCTCCTTGA
- the FAM76B gene encoding protein FAM76B isoform X2 encodes MAASALYACTKCTQRYPFEELSQGQQLCKECRIAHPIVKCTYCRSEFQQESKTNTICKKCAQNVKQFGTPKPCQYCNIIAAFIGTKCQRCTNSEKKYGPPQTCEQCKQQCAFDRKEEGRRKVDGKLLCWLCTLSYKRVLQKTKEQRKSLGSSHSNSSSSSLPEKDQPHPKHHHHHHHRHSSGHHRISNLSPEQEQGLWKQSHKSSAAIQNETPKKKPKLESKPSNGDSSSINQSADSGGTDNFVLISQLKEEVMSLKRLLQQRDQTILEKDKKLTELKADFQYQESNLRTKMNSMEKAHKETVEQLQAKNRELLKQVAALSKGKKFDKSGSTLTSP; translated from the exons ATGGCGGCCTCGGCCCTGTACGCCTGCACCAAGTGCACCCAGCGCTATCCCTTCGAGGAGCTCTCCCAGGGGCAGCAGCTCTGCAAG GAATGTCGGATTGCACATCCTATTGTAAAATGTACTTACTGCAGATCAGAATTTCAACAAGAGAG CAAAACTAACACAATTTGTAAGAAGTGTGCTCAAAATGTGAAGCAATTTGGGACG CCCAAACCTTGTCAGTACTGTAACATAATCGCAGCGTTTATTGGCACCAAGTGTCAACGTTGtacaaattcagaaaaaaaatatggaCCACCTCAGACCTGTGAACAGTGCAAACAGCAGTGTGCTTTTGAtcggaaggaggaaggaagaagaaag GTCGATGGGAAGTTGTTATGCTGGCTGTGTACTTTATCATACAAGAGGGTTTTACAGAAGACGAAAGAGCAGAGGAAGAGCCTGGGGTCGTCCCATTCCAACTCCTCCTCTTCGTCTCTTCCCGAGAAAGACCAGCCTCACCCGAagcaccatcaccaccaccaccaccgccacagCAGTGGCCATCACAG aatCAGCAACCTGAGTCCAGAACAAGAGCAGGGGCTGTGGAAACAAAG CCATAAATCCTCTGCAGCAATTCAGAATGAAACTCCAAAGAAAAAACCCAAATTGGAATCTAAGCCATCCAATGGAGATAG tagcTCTATAAATCAGTCAGCAGATAGTGGGGGAACAGACAATTTTGTCCTTATAAGTCAACTGAAAGAAGAAGTGATGTCACTTAAGCGTCTCTTGCAGCAAAGAGACCAGACCAttttagaaaaagataaaaag TTAACTGAACTAAAGGCAGATTTTCAGTACCAAGAGTCAAATTTGAGAACAAAGATGAATAGTATGGAAAAAGCTCACAAAGAAACAGTGGAACAACTACAG gcCAAAAACAGAGAACTGCTCAAGCAGGTTGCAGCGCTGTCGAAGGGCAAGAAGTTCGACAAGAGCGGAAGCACACTCACATCTCCTTGA